A genomic region of Gimesia chilikensis contains the following coding sequences:
- a CDS encoding vWA domain-containing protein has product MAQARDYSAFFTSLIVHAVILVGMGLIHHQLTDNQPEVAIETIFDDERDQAEFEQVLETNLEVSENLSVTSGGMVSTNVGASTSTAVSSQKIETSESLKEPEIKINAGEITAPGDDILGEDLGVGEVTGEVGAVVEGYGTAMSRISKELIRIMREEKILVVWLFDESGSMKDDQKEISENFNKIYSELGIAAKQEKKTRERDQTLLTTILSYGATVHVHTPKPTVDVKEVQDAIGKIPIDETGLENMCQTVAATIDKYSTMARKTDRRLCIVCVTDESGDDGAAVEEVITRAKRAKSPIYILGRESVFGYPYARQLWRDPVYNLPHWIQINRGPETAFPESLQYDGLHGRWDSFSAGFGPYEQVRIARETGGIFFVLPGKEQRLAGAGSNQERQFRFQDMKEYQPLLLSRREYDATRSASKFRSSIWKVIVTLNPHLDKQLNIKELYYPLKKKEFYEAGSKEVPKAIRAMGLLQKAVDILEDIEPLRAQEKSSRWRAAYDLTLAQCLAYRVRLFQYCLAMDSHAKNMPAPKDQKSNTWNVKRGKKLLPPDPVQVKLTKVSPEELDKQLKKSESQYKFVIKEHPGTPWAQRAQYELNQGFGMYFEEHFRDPRYDKVGKEIKVPKL; this is encoded by the coding sequence ATGGCTCAAGCGCGAGACTATTCAGCCTTTTTTACGTCTTTGATCGTTCACGCTGTGATTCTGGTCGGCATGGGACTGATCCATCATCAGCTCACCGACAACCAGCCCGAAGTCGCCATCGAAACCATCTTCGATGACGAACGCGATCAGGCGGAATTCGAACAGGTTCTGGAAACCAATCTTGAAGTCTCTGAAAACCTGAGTGTGACCTCCGGTGGCATGGTCTCGACGAATGTCGGCGCCTCAACGTCAACCGCCGTCTCCTCTCAGAAAATTGAAACCTCCGAGAGTCTCAAAGAGCCGGAAATCAAAATCAACGCCGGCGAAATCACAGCCCCCGGCGATGACATCCTGGGTGAAGACCTCGGCGTCGGTGAAGTCACCGGTGAAGTCGGTGCGGTCGTCGAAGGTTATGGCACCGCCATGAGCCGCATCTCCAAAGAACTGATCCGCATCATGCGGGAAGAAAAAATTCTGGTGGTCTGGCTCTTCGATGAATCGGGCAGTATGAAAGACGACCAGAAAGAAATCTCTGAGAACTTCAATAAGATCTACAGCGAACTCGGTATCGCCGCCAAACAAGAAAAGAAAACCCGCGAACGGGACCAGACCCTGCTGACGACCATTCTCAGTTACGGGGCCACCGTTCACGTACATACCCCCAAGCCGACCGTCGACGTCAAAGAAGTACAAGACGCCATCGGCAAAATTCCCATCGATGAAACCGGTCTGGAAAACATGTGCCAGACCGTCGCGGCCACGATCGACAAATACAGCACCATGGCGCGTAAAACCGACCGTCGTCTCTGTATCGTCTGTGTGACCGACGAGTCCGGCGATGACGGGGCCGCCGTCGAAGAAGTCATCACCCGTGCCAAGCGGGCCAAGTCTCCCATTTACATTCTGGGACGCGAGTCGGTCTTCGGGTATCCCTATGCCCGTCAGCTCTGGCGTGATCCGGTTTACAATCTCCCCCACTGGATTCAGATTAACCGGGGACCGGAAACGGCATTCCCCGAGTCTCTGCAATACGACGGTCTGCACGGCCGCTGGGATTCCTTCTCAGCCGGGTTCGGACCTTACGAGCAGGTTCGTATCGCCCGTGAAACCGGCGGTATCTTCTTTGTTCTGCCCGGTAAAGAACAGCGTCTGGCCGGTGCCGGCAGCAACCAGGAGCGGCAGTTCCGCTTCCAGGATATGAAAGAGTACCAGCCGCTGTTGCTCTCACGTCGTGAATACGATGCCACCCGTTCAGCCAGCAAGTTCCGGTCTTCTATCTGGAAGGTGATCGTAACGCTCAATCCACACCTGGATAAGCAGTTGAATATCAAGGAACTTTACTACCCACTGAAGAAGAAAGAGTTTTACGAAGCCGGCAGCAAAGAAGTACCCAAGGCCATCCGCGCCATGGGCCTCCTGCAGAAAGCCGTCGACATTCTGGAAGACATCGAACCGCTGCGGGCTCAGGAAAAATCCTCCCGCTGGCGTGCTGCCTACGACCTGACGCTGGCACAGTGTCTGGCCTACCGCGTTCGTCTGTTCCAGTATTGTCTGGCCATGGACTCGCATGCCAAAAACATGCCTGCTCCCAAGGATCAGAAGAGCAACACCTGGAATGTGAAACGTGGTAAAAAGTTATTGCCCCCCGATCCGGTGCAGGTCAAACTTACCAAGGTCAGCCCGGAAGAGCTGGATAAACAGCTGAAGAAATCGGAAAGCCAGTATAAGTTCGTAATCAAAGAGCACCCCGGGACCCCCTGGGCACAACGGGCGCAGTACGAACTCAATCAGGGTTTCGGCATGTACTTCGAAGAACACTTCCGTGATCCACGCTACGACAAAGTCGGTAAGGAAATCAAAGTTCCCAAACTGTAA
- a CDS encoding ABC transporter, with amino-acid sequence MKYQLVLQFTGTVIPDYDSLVDLESVLIEEIQEDGKATVDGHDFGSSQMNLFLTVDDPENVLSRIRGKIEHPLMERVRAGYRNVTDNTFRAIWPESLHEFSVKSIQA; translated from the coding sequence ATGAAGTATCAACTCGTTCTGCAATTCACGGGAACTGTAATTCCTGACTATGATTCACTGGTAGACCTGGAGTCGGTGCTGATTGAAGAAATTCAGGAAGACGGCAAAGCGACCGTGGACGGACACGATTTCGGCAGTTCGCAGATGAATCTGTTTCTGACCGTGGATGATCCGGAGAACGTCTTAAGCCGCATCCGTGGAAAAATTGAACATCCACTGATGGAACGCGTGCGTGCCGGCTATCGTAATGTGACTGATAATACATTTCGCGCCATCTGGCCGGAATCGCTGCATGAATTTTCTGTGAAGTCAATTCAGGCCTGA
- a CDS encoding HEAT repeat domain-containing protein encodes MAQSRNSHAINALILALDVEDELIQEQAVFALLQQQSARGLVEVIRRYATHSPSVRKLLETHTKALDAAIRQCLLHGNRELQYCGLEFVRVNHDFRQIPALIDLFENKRLVNHQPDLATQTLRHLIGLLYEHFLDRSVDSAYSRSFLKNAKEIRREILSSLMKAAENLPEFDRPEEIMESLLILGNVDDAAIRKILWHSDPETRRLAEEVLHESKHVGVMQLICDFTGVSYPNTKALEALANREDPEFIAHLLRWLPEHPSELQQTNFRQIGKLAWLEADHQDFTRIPPVLQTSVIRLISLLDLDLPSKKQAQRWMLQHGTPAAKEAAISILRNPDRAEVAEMVLENLDSEDPVQQAWATCQLRAQHVPDAMNLLVEKIDSPIEEVREAARRELASFDVDFVLEHFEEFSPQVCPSVGKLLLKLDPRCLIDLSRAMAHPLKKRRIQAARCAQVLQLHGEVVPALKALTEDSDELVRRTSAEILGTLSTPEARQALLHLVSDEKTRVREVAIKALRVPEKSKEVPADQSATEKGE; translated from the coding sequence TTGGCGCAGAGCAGAAATTCGCATGCGATCAACGCCTTGATCCTGGCACTCGACGTCGAAGACGAGTTGATCCAGGAACAGGCTGTCTTTGCGCTGCTCCAGCAGCAGAGTGCCCGTGGTCTGGTCGAAGTCATCCGGCGGTACGCTACTCACTCGCCGTCTGTCCGCAAGCTTTTGGAAACACATACCAAAGCCCTCGATGCCGCCATCCGACAATGTCTGCTGCACGGCAATCGGGAACTGCAGTACTGTGGCCTGGAGTTCGTCCGCGTCAACCACGACTTCAGACAGATCCCCGCACTGATCGATCTGTTTGAAAACAAGCGACTGGTCAACCATCAACCCGACCTGGCCACTCAGACACTCCGCCATCTGATCGGTCTGTTGTACGAGCATTTTCTCGATCGCAGCGTCGACTCGGCTTACTCCCGTTCGTTTCTGAAGAACGCCAAAGAGATCCGACGCGAGATCCTCAGTTCGCTGATGAAAGCTGCCGAAAATCTCCCCGAATTCGATCGGCCGGAAGAGATCATGGAGAGCCTGCTGATCCTCGGCAATGTCGATGATGCCGCCATCCGTAAGATTCTCTGGCACTCCGATCCGGAGACACGACGACTGGCAGAAGAAGTCCTCCACGAGAGTAAGCATGTCGGCGTAATGCAGCTCATCTGTGATTTCACCGGCGTAAGCTATCCCAACACCAAAGCCCTCGAAGCACTCGCGAATCGCGAAGATCCCGAGTTCATCGCACACCTGCTCCGCTGGCTGCCCGAGCATCCGTCGGAACTGCAGCAGACCAACTTCCGACAGATCGGCAAACTGGCCTGGCTCGAAGCCGATCACCAGGACTTCACCCGCATTCCACCTGTGTTACAGACCAGCGTCATTCGGTTGATCAGTCTGCTCGATCTGGATCTGCCGAGTAAGAAGCAGGCACAGCGCTGGATGCTACAGCACGGCACCCCCGCCGCTAAGGAAGCCGCGATCTCGATCCTTCGTAATCCCGATCGCGCCGAGGTTGCCGAAATGGTTCTGGAAAACCTCGACTCCGAAGATCCGGTGCAACAGGCCTGGGCAACCTGCCAGCTCCGCGCGCAGCACGTTCCGGATGCCATGAATCTGCTGGTCGAAAAAATCGACAGCCCCATCGAAGAAGTTCGGGAAGCCGCCCGCCGCGAACTCGCGAGTTTCGACGTCGATTTCGTGCTGGAACACTTTGAAGAATTCAGTCCCCAGGTCTGTCCCTCTGTTGGTAAACTGTTGCTCAAACTCGATCCCCGTTGTCTGATCGATTTGAGTCGGGCCATGGCACATCCGTTGAAGAAACGCCGGATTCAGGCCGCCCGCTGTGCACAGGTCTTACAGTTACACGGAGAAGTGGTTCCCGCTCTGAAAGCCCTTACTGAAGATTCGGATGAACTGGTCCGCCGTACCAGCGCCGAGATCCTGGGCACGCTGTCGACCCCCGAAGCCCGACAGGCACTGCTGCACCTGGTAAGTGATGAGAAAACACGGGTCCGCGAAGTCGCCATTAAAGCACTCCGGGTTCCGGAAAAGTCAAAAGAAGTACCCGCTGACCAATCAGCAACTGAGAAGGGAGAGTAA
- a CDS encoding class I SAM-dependent methyltransferase, producing the protein MTTSYTTLTISEDRTVAFENQLQNKINQGSLALLVALGYRTGLWKVMSLLEHATSCEIAAEAGLKQVYVVDWLTAMQGGGLVEYDPIFQTYRLPREHAEVLTGSAQYEESLRWLTLLGKLEDELAESLRAGAPLSDETRERILQAQSAERSTSFTNQLFQQILPLIPGLIMQLCEGLDVLDLGCGDGKLLLELATAFPESRFVGYDPSAELIEQARESAATQGLENVAFIERELTAIHAINAFDLITVFDVTVAPQEREELLQAVRTALRPDGTLLLRELACSRSREENLQHPLSALLLSICSLRNLTGAARPAAGNARGREALCNSLTAAGLGNLEYRLLPEDVLHEYYIARPGVAAETSLSAETAF; encoded by the coding sequence ATGACAACCAGCTATACCACACTGACCATTTCTGAAGATCGGACCGTCGCTTTTGAAAACCAGTTGCAAAACAAGATTAACCAGGGAAGCCTGGCGTTGCTGGTCGCATTGGGTTACCGGACGGGACTCTGGAAAGTCATGAGTCTGCTGGAACATGCCACGAGTTGTGAGATTGCAGCGGAAGCTGGTCTCAAACAAGTGTATGTCGTCGACTGGCTGACGGCCATGCAGGGAGGCGGGCTGGTGGAATACGATCCGATCTTTCAGACATACCGACTGCCACGCGAGCATGCGGAAGTTCTGACCGGCTCCGCCCAATACGAAGAGAGCCTGCGCTGGTTGACACTGCTGGGGAAACTGGAGGACGAGCTGGCAGAGAGTCTGCGCGCGGGAGCACCGCTATCCGACGAAACCCGCGAACGGATCCTGCAGGCACAGAGCGCAGAGCGTTCGACGTCATTTACAAATCAGTTGTTTCAGCAGATCCTGCCTTTGATTCCCGGGTTGATCATGCAACTCTGCGAAGGCCTGGATGTACTGGACCTGGGTTGTGGCGACGGCAAACTGCTACTGGAACTGGCGACCGCGTTTCCGGAGAGTCGGTTTGTGGGCTACGATCCTTCGGCCGAGTTGATCGAACAGGCACGCGAAAGTGCCGCAACACAGGGTCTGGAGAATGTCGCGTTTATCGAACGCGAGCTGACAGCCATTCATGCGATCAATGCCTTTGATCTGATCACCGTGTTTGACGTCACCGTGGCGCCGCAGGAACGGGAAGAGCTGCTGCAGGCAGTGCGGACGGCACTCAGACCCGATGGTACGTTGCTGCTGAGAGAACTGGCCTGTTCGCGCAGCCGGGAAGAAAATCTGCAGCACCCGCTGTCGGCTTTGCTGTTATCCATCTGCAGTCTGCGGAATCTGACCGGAGCCGCACGTCCAGCAGCGGGTAACGCACGCGGCAGAGAAGCGTTGTGCAACAGTCTGACAGCAGCAGGTCTGGGTAATCTGGAATATCGCCTGCTGCCCGAGGATGTACTGCACGAGTATTATATCGCGCGACCTGGTGTGGCTGCAGAAACGTCGCTTAGCGCTGAAACAGCTTTTTAG
- a CDS encoding sugar phosphate isomerase/epimerase family protein encodes MKPGFNTNGLAFHRWDDALRLIAETGYTSAAITVDHYTLNPFAPDLPQQMAAMQHLLQECQLSTVIETGARFLLDPRVKHEPTLVSSSPEERDRRIDFLKRCVDLAAALQSDAVSFWAGQLKADLPRVEALNRLAAGCREVIDYAADKEVRLAFEPEPGMLIETLADFEELLTLVDHPCFGLTVDIGHLQCMGELPISEYLKPWRERIFNIHIEDMRQGEHDHLRFGEGEIDFDDVFAGLRQIDYQGGLHVELSRHSHMAPDVLRESFAFLQQHLQTG; translated from the coding sequence GTGAAACCGGGATTTAACACCAACGGTCTGGCCTTCCATCGCTGGGATGATGCCCTCCGCCTGATTGCCGAGACCGGTTATACCTCCGCTGCGATCACCGTCGATCATTACACGCTCAATCCGTTTGCTCCCGACCTGCCTCAGCAGATGGCAGCGATGCAGCACCTGCTGCAGGAGTGTCAGCTCTCCACGGTCATCGAAACCGGCGCCCGCTTCCTGCTGGATCCCCGCGTCAAACATGAGCCGACACTCGTCAGTTCCTCCCCGGAAGAGCGGGACCGCCGCATCGACTTTCTTAAACGCTGTGTCGATCTGGCCGCCGCTCTGCAGTCCGACGCCGTTTCATTCTGGGCCGGTCAGTTAAAAGCAGACCTGCCCCGCGTCGAAGCACTCAACAGGTTAGCCGCCGGCTGTCGGGAGGTCATCGACTACGCTGCAGACAAAGAGGTACGTCTGGCATTCGAACCGGAGCCGGGTATGCTCATCGAGACGCTGGCTGATTTCGAGGAACTACTCACGCTAGTTGACCATCCCTGTTTCGGACTGACTGTCGACATCGGTCATCTGCAATGCATGGGAGAACTGCCCATCAGCGAATATCTCAAACCCTGGCGTGAGCGCATCTTTAACATCCACATCGAAGATATGCGCCAGGGCGAGCACGATCACCTCCGCTTCGGAGAAGGAGAGATCGACTTTGACGACGTATTCGCCGGCCTCAGACAGATCGACTATCAGGGAGGACTGCACGTCGAACTCAGCCGCCACAGTCACATGGCCCCCGATGTCCTGCGCGAGTCGTTTGCCTTCCTCCAGCAGCATCTGCAGACAGGTTGA
- a CDS encoding vWA domain-containing protein has product MSIANSTRDVHVEEIVDVEQRSWLNMKEVPAWFISLGVHLLILFVLASITRITLLDSENAIISSIEELDDNVFKLDPTIQDVVGSAGDTEILAPSMAAAPVSAKEQQEALKDQLENDIETPEPVFDDNLTQPAQEELTAAVEVTGETDRPGGVAGAIDRLTLEIAAAVKEKKLLVVWLFDVSPSVSKRRNEIADRFENVYKQLGILEAAENEASLKTAVAAFGSTTQFVTKDPVSDVKEVVSQIRSIKEDTSGDENVFAAVNQVSKRWLSYKRSSRRNMMVIVVTDEAGTDAVQNLEETILLTKRNGIKCYVVGNASPFGQQEVITQFEIEPGVRVPAVSETGPETVMPERIKLPFWGQSDYDIRQISSGYGPYALTRLCAETNGIYFITEDTTPNFEAADMRDYHPDYISIRDYERMLTQNMAKQALVRTAAATRLSDRRLPQPTLEFPANTDNVLRQAITEAQKPVSQLSYGLNELQVMLEQGLKDRKKITEPRWRANYDLALGRVVANQARAHGYNTILAEMKSNPKVFETKGNNAWRLVAAKDARSSPTVRKLEKQAMELLNGVIDEHPGTPWSYLAAKELEKPLGWKWQEMKMNLDNSGNRVRTPNPRFEEEQRKRNEALRKRGVSPNKPLKI; this is encoded by the coding sequence GTGAGTATTGCCAATTCCACCAGAGACGTTCATGTCGAAGAAATTGTCGACGTCGAACAACGCAGCTGGCTCAACATGAAGGAAGTTCCCGCCTGGTTTATCAGTCTCGGGGTCCACCTGCTGATTCTGTTTGTCCTGGCAAGCATCACCCGCATTACGTTGCTCGATTCGGAAAATGCGATTATTTCTTCCATCGAAGAACTGGACGACAACGTTTTCAAACTCGATCCCACCATTCAGGACGTCGTTGGTTCCGCCGGCGATACTGAGATTCTGGCCCCCTCCATGGCGGCCGCCCCTGTCTCAGCCAAAGAGCAACAGGAAGCGTTAAAGGATCAGCTGGAAAATGATATTGAAACTCCCGAACCGGTCTTTGATGACAATCTGACTCAGCCCGCCCAGGAAGAACTGACGGCTGCTGTAGAAGTCACCGGCGAAACCGACCGTCCGGGCGGAGTAGCGGGTGCCATCGATCGTCTGACCCTCGAAATCGCTGCCGCGGTGAAAGAGAAAAAACTGCTGGTGGTCTGGCTGTTCGACGTTTCACCTTCAGTCAGCAAACGCCGTAACGAAATCGCCGATCGTTTTGAAAACGTCTACAAACAGCTGGGCATCCTTGAAGCCGCTGAAAATGAAGCGTCACTCAAAACCGCTGTGGCTGCCTTCGGTTCAACCACACAGTTCGTAACCAAAGATCCGGTCAGCGATGTCAAAGAAGTCGTTTCCCAGATCCGGTCGATCAAAGAAGATACTTCCGGCGATGAAAACGTCTTCGCCGCCGTGAACCAGGTCTCCAAACGCTGGTTGTCTTACAAACGCTCCAGTCGTCGTAACATGATGGTCATCGTGGTGACCGATGAAGCAGGCACCGATGCCGTTCAGAATCTGGAAGAAACCATTCTGCTCACCAAACGTAATGGCATTAAATGCTACGTTGTCGGGAACGCCTCCCCCTTCGGTCAGCAGGAAGTCATCACTCAGTTTGAAATTGAGCCGGGTGTAAGAGTACCTGCCGTCTCGGAAACCGGGCCGGAAACCGTGATGCCCGAGCGTATCAAACTGCCGTTCTGGGGTCAGTCCGATTACGACATTCGCCAGATCAGCTCAGGCTACGGTCCCTACGCTCTGACGCGGCTCTGTGCGGAAACCAACGGGATTTACTTCATCACCGAAGACACCACTCCCAACTTTGAAGCGGCCGATATGCGGGACTACCATCCCGATTACATTTCCATTCGCGATTACGAGCGAATGCTTACACAAAACATGGCTAAGCAGGCGCTCGTCCGAACAGCCGCGGCAACTCGACTTTCTGACCGTCGACTGCCGCAGCCTACCCTGGAATTTCCTGCCAATACCGATAACGTTCTCAGACAGGCCATTACTGAAGCCCAGAAGCCGGTCTCGCAGCTCAGCTACGGGCTGAATGAACTGCAGGTCATGCTGGAGCAGGGTCTCAAAGATCGTAAGAAAATCACAGAACCCCGCTGGCGTGCCAACTACGATCTGGCATTGGGCCGCGTCGTGGCCAACCAGGCACGTGCTCACGGATACAACACGATCCTGGCCGAAATGAAAAGCAATCCCAAAGTCTTCGAGACAAAAGGCAACAACGCCTGGAGACTGGTGGCCGCCAAAGACGCCCGTTCCAGCCCAACCGTACGGAAACTGGAAAAGCAGGCCATGGAACTCCTGAATGGCGTGATCGACGAGCATCCTGGAACTCCCTGGTCCTACCTGGCCGCCAAAGAACTGGAAAAACCACTGGGCTGGAAGTGGCAGGAAATGAAGATGAACCTCGACAACAGCGGTAACCGGGTCCGAACACCGAACCCACGTTTTGAAGAAGAACAGCGTAAGAGAAATGAAGCCCTCCGAAAACGGGGTGTTTCTCCCAACAAACCGCTGAAAATCTGA
- a CDS encoding DUF1559 domain-containing protein, with translation MQVSTTRRRAFTLIELLVVIAIIAILIALLLPAVQQAREAARRSQCKNNMKQLGLAFHNYHDNFTMFPTGYFHSSGYLTGWAARILPYIDQAPRYNQMTSLGELTRIQPYRFTTSPHNGDTNLFTDPIAVFCCPSSEIGERANDYSTGWGGNPGNDGSLHYRGNGGSVDVGFVNGSNSSRHYGTSGVLYPGCKTRMRDITDGTTNTFLLGELSSYIGWSGSKGGWDDIAPWTWATYYYGSDGYLMIDTKLMQYPIGSGSHSQYGVGWRSQHVGGAHMLLCDGSVRFLSESTSLDLLKGLSTRATGEVIGEF, from the coding sequence ATGCAAGTATCCACAACACGCAGGCGTGCTTTCACGCTCATTGAACTCCTGGTCGTCATCGCCATTATTGCGATTTTGATTGCCCTGTTGCTGCCCGCTGTCCAGCAGGCCCGTGAAGCTGCCCGGCGTTCCCAGTGTAAAAACAATATGAAACAGCTGGGACTGGCCTTTCATAACTACCACGACAACTTCACCATGTTCCCCACAGGTTACTTCCATAGCTCAGGCTATCTGACCGGCTGGGCTGCCCGTATTCTGCCTTATATTGATCAGGCACCCCGCTACAACCAGATGACCTCTCTGGGAGAACTGACTCGGATCCAGCCCTATCGCTTCACAACATCTCCTCACAACGGAGATACAAACCTGTTTACCGATCCGATCGCGGTCTTCTGCTGTCCTTCTTCGGAAATTGGCGAACGGGCTAACGACTACTCAACCGGCTGGGGTGGTAACCCCGGGAATGACGGCTCGCTGCACTACCGCGGCAATGGCGGTTCCGTTGATGTCGGCTTCGTTAACGGTTCCAATTCGAGTCGGCACTACGGAACTTCAGGGGTCCTCTATCCCGGTTGTAAAACCCGGATGCGCGACATCACCGACGGTACCACCAACACCTTCCTGCTCGGCGAACTGTCCAGCTACATTGGTTGGAGCGGCTCCAAAGGGGGCTGGGATGACATCGCACCCTGGACCTGGGCTACCTACTACTACGGCTCCGACGGTTATCTGATGATCGACACCAAGCTGATGCAGTATCCCATCGGTTCGGGAAGTCACAGTCAGTATGGTGTCGGCTGGCGCAGTCAGCACGTCGGCGGCGCGCACATGCTGCTCTGTGATGGCAGTGTCCGGTTCCTGTCTGAAAGCACCAGTCTGGATCTGTTGAAAGGCCTTTCCACCCGTGCCACCGGCGAAGTGATCGGCGAGTTTTAA
- a CDS encoding DUF456 domain-containing protein produces MSFEWLTEWLPFTFYYLMALLLFLANFAAWASILFLIPGNWIMVLLSALFYLFMPEESGKGISLTVLVIAILLAGLGELVEALGSSAGAAKKGASRRAMILALLGTFLLSVMGATVATPVFPPVGTVVGAILGGAVGAYLGAYVGEAWKGNVDVDRMEISRAAFVGRLLGVVGKLAIGVVILVMLTIDSLI; encoded by the coding sequence ATGTCCTTTGAGTGGTTGACCGAGTGGCTGCCCTTCACGTTTTACTACCTGATGGCGCTGCTGCTGTTTCTGGCAAATTTCGCTGCCTGGGCCTCGATTCTGTTTCTGATTCCGGGCAACTGGATCATGGTCCTGCTCTCGGCACTGTTTTACCTGTTCATGCCTGAAGAGAGTGGCAAGGGTATTTCGCTGACAGTGCTGGTGATCGCGATATTACTGGCGGGGCTGGGAGAACTGGTTGAAGCGCTGGGCAGTTCTGCGGGGGCTGCAAAAAAAGGAGCCAGTCGGCGGGCGATGATTCTGGCGTTACTGGGCACGTTCCTGTTAAGCGTGATGGGCGCGACGGTGGCGACTCCTGTGTTTCCTCCAGTGGGAACGGTCGTGGGTGCGATTCTGGGTGGCGCCGTAGGTGCTTACCTGGGCGCTTACGTGGGTGAAGCCTGGAAAGGGAACGTGGATGTGGACCGCATGGAGATCAGCCGGGCCGCGTTTGTGGGACGACTGCTGGGCGTGGTGGGCAAGCTGGCGATCGGCGTGGTGATCCTGGTGATGCTGACGATTGACTCGCTGATCTGA
- a CDS encoding 3-keto-disaccharide hydrolase → MNKYRSQSYFNVFTGLMAALVISSVLGSTTACSGDDNAASADGWVDLFNGKDLTGWKIAEGGPFEVKDGVIVVTGKRSHLFTEEEFKNFEFKADVKTTPGSNSGIFFHTKFQEEGWPTQGYESQVNVSHKDPVKTGSLYNRVKLFKTPAKDNEWWTQHIIVKGRHVIVKINDETVIDYTEPEGATGSPSLGDKGSFAIQAHDPKSVVYYKNIKVKPLAD, encoded by the coding sequence ATGAACAAATACCGCTCGCAGTCTTACTTCAATGTCTTCACCGGTCTGATGGCAGCCCTGGTGATCTCCTCCGTTCTGGGCAGCACAACTGCTTGCTCTGGAGATGACAATGCAGCCTCAGCTGATGGCTGGGTTGACCTCTTCAATGGCAAAGATCTCACCGGCTGGAAGATTGCAGAAGGGGGCCCTTTTGAAGTCAAAGATGGCGTGATCGTCGTCACCGGGAAGCGTTCGCATCTCTTCACCGAAGAAGAGTTCAAGAACTTTGAATTCAAAGCTGACGTCAAAACCACCCCGGGCAGCAACTCCGGCATCTTCTTCCACACCAAATTCCAGGAAGAAGGCTGGCCGACTCAGGGATACGAATCGCAGGTCAATGTGAGTCACAAAGATCCGGTCAAAACCGGCAGCCTCTACAACCGCGTCAAACTCTTTAAGACACCTGCCAAAGATAACGAATGGTGGACGCAGCACATTATCGTCAAAGGTCGTCACGTGATTGTGAAAATCAACGACGAAACCGTGATCGATTACACGGAACCCGAAGGGGCCACCGGTTCTCCCTCACTGGGAGACAAAGGGAGCTTCGCTATCCAGGCACATGATCCCAAGAGCGTGGTTTACTACAAGAACATCAAGGTGAAGCCACTGGCTGACTGA